From one Butyricimonas faecihominis genomic stretch:
- a CDS encoding TlpA disulfide reductase family protein: MRKVLFAVCMLFCGIVTSVAQDGSYRLEGRLEPTVNGQMVLIADTENGLIELGDITVTDGRFEFSGRMSEMTVVYLMTGKKDAVLATIMLENAPYLITSVSGTLVVEGGGEAQKIWSEFNDLNRYLLESQERLDAQAIANPARLQEFQREFQTILLNVEAEELALLKKYNHSIVAAWMVASKMEGVDEAKLTERYEVLGEEAQATFYGKRIVDELNKMQKIAVGAVAPDFSAPLADGGVLALHETRAKVKIVNFWASWSKPCRDENVNLLRLYKRYRPKGLEIISVSLDDNKSVWLTAIGEDGSDWKNVSDMRGPNSVIVVNYRVKTLPCIFILDDENRIVAKNLRGKELEKKIDEILKKKK, encoded by the coding sequence ATGAGAAAGGTTTTATTTGCTGTTTGCATGTTGTTTTGTGGTATCGTTACAAGCGTCGCACAAGATGGCAGTTACAGGCTTGAAGGTCGGTTGGAGCCCACGGTCAACGGACAGATGGTGTTGATTGCCGACACGGAGAACGGATTGATCGAGTTGGGGGATATTACGGTCACGGATGGTCGGTTTGAGTTTTCGGGAAGAATGTCGGAAATGACCGTGGTATACTTGATGACAGGAAAGAAAGATGCGGTATTGGCAACAATTATGTTGGAAAACGCTCCCTACCTGATTACTTCTGTTTCCGGAACTTTGGTAGTGGAAGGAGGCGGAGAGGCCCAGAAAATATGGTCGGAGTTTAATGATTTGAATCGTTATCTGTTGGAGAGTCAAGAACGGTTGGATGCACAAGCGATTGCAAATCCTGCCCGGTTACAAGAGTTCCAGCGAGAATTCCAGACGATTCTGTTGAACGTGGAGGCCGAGGAATTGGCGTTATTGAAAAAGTATAATCATTCGATTGTTGCGGCTTGGATGGTAGCATCCAAAATGGAAGGTGTTGACGAGGCAAAATTGACTGAGCGTTACGAGGTGCTGGGAGAGGAGGCGCAGGCCACGTTTTATGGGAAACGGATTGTTGACGAGTTGAATAAGATGCAAAAGATTGCTGTGGGGGCTGTTGCTCCCGATTTCAGTGCGCCATTGGCCGATGGAGGTGTTCTTGCCTTGCATGAGACACGGGCTAAAGTGAAAATAGTCAATTTTTGGGCATCTTGGAGTAAGCCTTGCCGGGATGAGAACGTGAACTTGTTGAGATTATACAAGCGTTACCGTCCTAAGGGATTGGAGATTATCAGTGTTTCGCTGGATGATAACAAGAGTGTCTGGCTGACGGCTATCGGAGAGGATGGCAGCGATTGGAAGAACGTGTCTGATATGCGGGGGCCGAATTCCGTGATCGTTGTAAACTACCGGGTTAAAACGCTCCCTTGTATATTTATTCTAGATGATGAAAATCGTATCGTGGCTAAAAATCTGCGGGGCAAAGAGTTGGAAAAGAAAATCGATGAAATATTGAAAAAGAAAAAATAA
- a CDS encoding metallopeptidase TldD-related protein: MNHFIRLFLSGVLLLTFSGVFSQEQEDRLLQLMKQELKYNMEELKKQESAPYYMNLRVMDDYTVSVTSSFGAVAVSSENHTRMLVPQVRLGSPELDNFKYNQQGGVAGEKSRGAQGVFLPLDDAAPEAIREAIWRETLKRYEFARNMYDQVKTKTSMSVEDEDKAPCFSEAPVEDYYETPVPAEKQKVDIRVWEKRMNEVSAVFKACSVLREGAANFSFQVLRTYFVNSEGTVVVQNRVAARVTLSASLNAADGMNLPLNASYFAYTPDELPDNAQMIADAEDMVKRLLALRDAPVADPYTGPSILSGSASGVFFHEIFGHRLEGHRLKTGGQTFKKMVGEQVLPVEFQVYCDPLLEHYAGTDMYGYYRYDDEGVKARRVDNVVNGVLKEFLMSRIPLDGFPVSNGHGRTSGGGDPVSRQSNLVIETTRPYTEKELRAMLIAEAKKQGKEYGYYFQTVTSGFTYTGEGGSLNSFNVTPLEVFRVFVDGRPDELVRGVDMIGTPLSMFSNITAAGDEPSVFTGVCGAESGWVPVTASSPMIFVSQIETQRRAQARDIAPILPSPQPGNVVVGNTDETIFAAMCSELDRNREALILPRGPKPYYISYTIARYRHFQMIGSLGGLLHSSVSPWRMNGGTQVMLGDYQNNSNVQYLEQIAPVQLPSEVDYDVIRRGLWESSDMMYKYSLGMMAQKTNYLQQNPLPADEAGLADMQPLPAVTHLEEREMPFVIDSVAFDQLVMELSAVFKDYKDIYNSSVMLNGLEMDIYRLTTEGVQLKKPGGAISLAVSGSVRCDDGSSLSDSFSLSLQNPAELPSIEQLKERTKAFAEGLLRLKSTPVVAEYYNGPVMFEGGAVATILANNLLNRGGLIATRSLGPTRGGLADQFGQRIIDSRLTVKNYTAKKEYNGTPLYGYYEVDGEGVTPEAEMTLVDKGVFGKMLNGRIPTKNALETTGSSRFMMIPQSPTVATGTGTIHVQVDKGISHEKMKKALIKAAKEAGQSCAYIVRGISGATLEVYRVDLKDGRETRVRATSFRLPDLTKLLKLVAISSKEEVLNYLLNNYPASMIYPAGVIVDGLVIEKATVKAEKEPVLTLPQQRK; this comes from the coding sequence ATGAATCATTTTATAAGACTTTTTCTAAGCGGGGTATTGCTATTGACTTTCTCCGGGGTGTTTAGTCAGGAACAGGAGGATCGCCTCTTGCAACTGATGAAACAGGAATTGAAGTACAACATGGAGGAGTTGAAAAAGCAGGAATCCGCACCCTATTATATGAATCTGCGGGTCATGGATGATTATACGGTCAGCGTGACAAGTTCGTTTGGAGCCGTGGCGGTATCGAGCGAAAATCATACCCGGATGCTCGTCCCACAAGTACGTTTGGGTAGTCCGGAACTGGATAATTTTAAATATAACCAGCAAGGAGGGGTGGCCGGAGAAAAATCTCGGGGAGCCCAAGGTGTGTTCCTGCCATTGGATGATGCGGCCCCGGAGGCGATTCGGGAAGCTATTTGGCGGGAAACGTTGAAACGTTACGAGTTTGCTCGTAATATGTATGACCAAGTGAAAACGAAGACTTCCATGAGTGTGGAGGATGAGGATAAAGCTCCTTGTTTTTCTGAGGCGCCCGTAGAGGACTATTACGAAACTCCTGTACCCGCAGAGAAACAGAAGGTGGATATTCGGGTGTGGGAAAAGCGTATGAATGAAGTGTCTGCCGTGTTCAAAGCGTGTTCTGTTTTACGTGAAGGTGCGGCTAATTTTAGTTTTCAGGTATTGCGCACTTATTTTGTGAATAGCGAGGGGACTGTGGTCGTACAGAACCGGGTGGCAGCACGGGTGACATTATCGGCATCGTTGAATGCGGCTGATGGCATGAATCTACCATTGAATGCCAGTTATTTCGCTTACACACCGGATGAATTGCCGGATAATGCGCAAATGATTGCTGATGCGGAAGATATGGTTAAACGGTTATTGGCATTGCGTGATGCTCCGGTTGCTGACCCGTATACGGGACCTTCTATTTTGTCGGGATCTGCCAGTGGGGTATTCTTTCACGAGATATTCGGTCATCGGTTGGAAGGCCATCGTTTGAAAACAGGCGGCCAGACGTTTAAAAAGATGGTGGGAGAGCAAGTGTTGCCCGTTGAATTTCAAGTATATTGTGACCCGTTGCTGGAACATTATGCCGGGACTGATATGTATGGTTATTATCGGTATGATGATGAGGGGGTGAAAGCTAGACGGGTGGATAATGTGGTGAACGGAGTGTTGAAAGAGTTTTTGATGAGCCGGATTCCTTTGGATGGATTTCCGGTAAGTAACGGTCACGGACGAACGTCCGGTGGCGGTGACCCCGTGTCTCGGCAATCGAATTTGGTGATTGAAACAACTCGGCCGTACACGGAAAAGGAGTTGCGGGCCATGTTGATTGCAGAGGCCAAGAAACAAGGGAAAGAGTATGGTTATTATTTCCAGACTGTGACAAGCGGTTTCACGTATACGGGTGAAGGTGGAAGTTTGAACTCGTTCAATGTGACCCCGTTGGAAGTATTCCGGGTATTCGTGGATGGTCGTCCCGATGAGTTGGTACGAGGGGTGGATATGATCGGAACGCCTTTGTCCATGTTTTCCAATATCACAGCAGCCGGAGATGAGCCCAGTGTTTTCACGGGAGTTTGCGGTGCGGAGTCGGGATGGGTTCCCGTGACGGCATCTTCACCAATGATATTCGTGAGCCAGATCGAGACCCAGCGTCGGGCACAGGCTCGTGATATTGCACCTATACTGCCTTCTCCACAACCAGGAAATGTTGTTGTCGGAAATACGGATGAAACTATTTTTGCTGCCATGTGTTCGGAATTGGATCGTAATCGTGAGGCATTGATTTTGCCGAGAGGTCCGAAACCCTATTATATCTCATACACGATAGCTCGTTATCGTCATTTCCAGATGATTGGATCGTTGGGAGGGTTATTACATTCCAGTGTTTCCCCGTGGAGGATGAATGGCGGGACGCAGGTAATGCTTGGTGATTACCAGAATAACAGTAACGTGCAATATCTGGAACAGATTGCCCCGGTGCAATTACCCTCGGAGGTGGACTATGATGTTATTCGTCGCGGGTTATGGGAATCGTCAGACATGATGTACAAGTATTCGCTGGGAATGATGGCCCAAAAGACGAATTATTTGCAACAGAATCCGTTGCCTGCCGATGAGGCCGGGCTAGCTGATATGCAACCGCTACCGGCCGTGACTCATCTGGAGGAACGGGAAATGCCGTTCGTGATTGATTCGGTTGCTTTTGACCAGTTGGTCATGGAGCTTTCGGCCGTGTTTAAGGATTACAAGGATATTTACAATTCAAGCGTGATGCTTAACGGGCTGGAGATGGATATTTACAGGTTGACAACTGAAGGCGTGCAGTTGAAGAAACCCGGTGGGGCAATCTCTCTGGCTGTTAGTGGTAGCGTGCGTTGTGATGATGGTTCGAGTTTGAGTGATTCGTTCTCGCTTTCCTTGCAGAACCCGGCGGAACTTCCTTCCATAGAGCAATTGAAGGAAAGAACGAAAGCTTTTGCTGAAGGGTTGTTGCGTTTGAAGAGTACGCCAGTGGTGGCCGAATATTATAACGGGCCGGTGATGTTCGAGGGGGGAGCAGTGGCCACGATTCTAGCAAATAATTTATTGAATCGGGGCGGTTTGATTGCTACCCGTTCACTCGGGCCGACACGGGGCGGATTGGCTGATCAGTTCGGTCAGCGGATTATTGATAGTCGTTTAACCGTTAAGAATTACACGGCGAAAAAAGAATATAATGGAACGCCATTATATGGTTATTACGAGGTTGACGGGGAGGGGGTTACCCCGGAGGCCGAGATGACACTGGTGGATAAAGGGGTATTCGGGAAGATGTTGAACGGGCGAATCCCGACGAAAAATGCCTTGGAAACTACCGGTAGTTCCCGGTTTATGATGATTCCCCAAAGCCCGACGGTGGCGACTGGAACCGGAACCATTCACGTACAGGTGGATAAAGGTATCTCTCACGAAAAGATGAAAAAGGCTTTAATCAAGGCGGCAAAAGAGGCCGGACAATCCTGTGCCTACATCGTGAGAGGCATTTCCGGTGCGACACTGGAAGTGTACCGGGTAGATTTGAAAGACGGGAGGGAGACCCGTGTGCGGGCTACGAGTTTCCGGTTACCGGATTTGACTAAGTTATTGAAGTTAGTGGCTATATCTTCGAAAGAGGAAGTCTTGAATTACTTGCTGAACAATTATCCGGCCTCGATGATTTATCCTGCCGGAGTAATCGTGGACGGTTTGGTGATTGAGAAGGCTACCGTGAAAGCGGAAAAAGAGCCGGTGTTGACACTCCCGCAACAACGGAAATAG
- a CDS encoding DUF4998 domain-containing protein, producing the protein MRMRRNILYWFAAVLLLTACNESLEDTYSDFAGDGKIRYVAKCTEVHATPGWERLMVDWINGTDATIDKIKVVWSCEERRDSVMLPGESTSYELTNLEDGTYRFDVCAVDAAGNESLVETTYGRPYTREHEIMLAFTRGVTRSYFLKNKMIFFSDQWNENIIELQLKYKNSAGDTRYYTFDKETSYNTLVTIPDVSMNPADTVYVLRRGKLEDCPDIIEFAPYVISRKKNYSAGFVNAIHRRYGYHTDTKEDEERFEEFVENAQELEFDYDMETFEDILYCPNLKKLVFRKNRYLDERNVTEYAKSNILGDKEKSRQVLDKANEPDILGLKIDYYGRARYFVPYFDSELPYMTYMGYSQLPAMEIIPKEAFKEDEDGKRIQCVPSDPYADADLELLMDNNSESAWITTPLGSIRYYELQMELLVATEIRGIKIAQPYYGQWGGNTGLVNFMPTTISVQTSADGITWKDVTYFENNTLGRSSGEVTLLPMVEGTRLVRYIKISLRDQMDTSGFCKVNLGDIVLYK; encoded by the coding sequence ATGAGAATGAGAAGAAATATATTATACTGGTTTGCGGCAGTACTATTATTGACTGCTTGTAACGAGAGTCTGGAGGACACGTATAGCGATTTTGCAGGAGACGGGAAAATTCGTTACGTGGCTAAATGTACGGAAGTTCATGCCACTCCCGGTTGGGAGAGGTTGATGGTGGACTGGATTAATGGAACGGATGCCACGATCGATAAGATAAAAGTTGTCTGGTCATGTGAGGAACGTAGGGATTCGGTTATGTTGCCGGGGGAGTCTACTTCCTACGAGTTAACGAATCTGGAGGACGGGACATATCGGTTTGATGTCTGTGCCGTGGATGCTGCAGGAAACGAGTCTTTGGTTGAAACAACCTATGGGCGTCCCTATACGAGAGAGCATGAGATTATGTTGGCATTCACCAGAGGGGTTACGAGATCCTATTTCCTGAAGAATAAGATGATTTTCTTTTCCGACCAGTGGAACGAGAATATTATCGAGTTACAATTGAAATACAAGAATTCTGCCGGAGATACACGGTATTACACGTTCGATAAAGAGACCAGTTATAATACGCTTGTCACGATCCCGGATGTGAGTATGAATCCGGCAGACACGGTTTATGTGCTCCGGAGAGGAAAATTGGAGGATTGTCCGGATATTATCGAGTTCGCCCCGTACGTGATAAGTCGGAAGAAAAATTATAGTGCCGGGTTCGTGAACGCGATCCACAGACGTTATGGTTATCACACGGATACAAAAGAGGATGAAGAGCGATTTGAAGAGTTCGTGGAGAATGCGCAGGAGTTGGAGTTTGATTATGATATGGAAACTTTCGAGGATATTCTGTATTGTCCAAATTTGAAAAAGCTCGTATTCCGTAAGAATCGTTATTTGGATGAGAGAAACGTGACGGAGTATGCCAAGAGTAATATATTGGGAGATAAGGAAAAAAGTCGTCAGGTGTTGGATAAGGCAAATGAGCCGGATATACTGGGTTTAAAGATTGATTATTATGGGCGTGCGAGATATTTTGTGCCTTATTTTGATTCGGAATTACCGTACATGACTTATATGGGATATTCCCAGTTACCGGCCATGGAGATTATCCCGAAAGAGGCTTTTAAAGAGGATGAGGATGGGAAACGGATTCAATGTGTACCGTCTGATCCATATGCGGATGCAGATTTGGAGCTTCTGATGGATAATAATTCGGAAAGTGCTTGGATTACGACTCCTTTGGGCAGTATACGTTATTACGAGTTGCAGATGGAGCTGTTGGTGGCCACGGAAATTCGGGGAATAAAGATTGCCCAGCCTTATTACGGCCAATGGGGTGGTAATACGGGGTTGGTGAATTTTATGCCTACCACGATTTCCGTGCAGACATCCGCGGACGGGATTACTTGGAAGGATGTGACTTATTTTGAAAATAACACGTTGGGACGTAGTTCTGGTGAAGTGACATTGTTGCCGATGGTTGAGGGAACCCGACTGGTTCGTTATATCAAGATTTCCCTACGTGATCAGATGGATACGAGTGGTTTCTGTAAAGTTAACTTGGGGGATATCGTGCTCTATAAGTAA
- a CDS encoding S46 family peptidase — translation MKRVFIIVFALLSTSIVRADEGMWLLSLLGKNIEQMQAQGCKLTAEDIYSVNQASLKDAIVGLGNDGRPFWHFCSGEIISDKGLVLTNHHCGFSVIQKHSTVEHDYLSNGFWAYKYSEELPNPGITASILQRMEDVTDQVNAVLNDNMSEEERAAAIDAISKQISAKAVQGTNLHAQVQEMFEGNQFFLLVYKIYRDVRLVGAPAQSMGKFGGDTDNWSWPRHTADFCMMRIYTGPDGEPAPYNTSNVPLKPKHHLPVSAKGVQDGDFAMIMGFPGTTDRFLTSFGLKETMDVTNDIRYKVRTEKLRIMKEGMDAAAATRIQYASKYASCANYWKYSHEQNIALENLNTMGEKERIEREFTAWVNADPARKAKYGNALTLIKEGYEAMHPYNVAMSYMQEAALQGPEVPLFAFQVANTLERALDANTPAEMKDMYIEAIKKNAAGFFKDFNKDVDKNLMAVLFKIYSDNVAAEWHPEVINLINKKYKGNYEKFAKELSDKSIFTDEARLNAFLEKPDMKKLNKDLGYITGKSLFEVYQKLSGEMSSMRSNIAKGDRLFVNGLMAMEPNKVWAPNANSTIRLTYGNVKSYKPRDAVFYDYYTTLTGVMEKEGPKGGEFEVPQNLKDLYYAKNFGRYGADNISVNFITNNDITGGNSGSPVINGNGELIGTAFDGNSEAMSGDIDFEENLQRCINLDARYMLFIVDKIANAQNLINEMTIVF, via the coding sequence ATGAAGAGAGTTTTTATTATTGTATTTGCTTTGCTTTCAACGTCAATCGTGCGGGCGGATGAAGGTATGTGGCTTTTGTCATTGCTCGGGAAGAACATCGAGCAGATGCAGGCACAAGGCTGTAAATTGACGGCGGAAGATATTTATTCCGTGAATCAGGCATCGTTGAAAGATGCAATCGTTGGATTAGGAAACGACGGACGTCCTTTCTGGCATTTCTGTTCTGGAGAGATCATTTCGGACAAAGGATTGGTATTGACGAACCACCACTGCGGATTCAGCGTGATTCAAAAGCACTCAACCGTGGAACATGACTACTTGTCAAACGGTTTCTGGGCTTACAAATATAGCGAAGAGTTACCGAATCCTGGTATTACCGCATCTATCCTGCAACGTATGGAAGACGTGACCGATCAAGTGAACGCTGTTTTGAATGATAATATGTCAGAAGAAGAACGTGCAGCAGCTATTGATGCTATTTCTAAACAAATTTCTGCCAAGGCAGTACAAGGAACTAACCTTCACGCTCAGGTACAGGAGATGTTCGAGGGGAATCAGTTCTTCCTGTTGGTTTACAAGATTTACCGCGATGTTCGTTTAGTAGGCGCACCGGCTCAAAGCATGGGTAAATTCGGTGGTGACACGGACAACTGGTCTTGGCCCCGTCACACGGCAGACTTCTGTATGATGCGTATCTACACGGGTCCTGACGGTGAACCGGCTCCTTACAACACGAGTAATGTTCCGTTGAAACCGAAACATCATTTGCCTGTTTCTGCCAAAGGAGTACAGGATGGTGATTTCGCCATGATCATGGGATTCCCCGGAACAACCGATCGTTTCTTGACTAGCTTCGGTTTGAAAGAGACGATGGATGTAACCAATGATATTCGTTACAAAGTACGTACCGAGAAGTTGCGTATCATGAAAGAAGGAATGGACGCTGCCGCTGCCACTCGTATTCAGTATGCATCTAAATATGCATCATGTGCTAACTACTGGAAATATTCTCACGAGCAGAATATCGCGTTGGAGAATTTGAACACGATGGGTGAGAAAGAGAGAATCGAGCGTGAATTTACCGCTTGGGTGAACGCTGATCCGGCTCGCAAAGCTAAATATGGTAACGCTTTGACTTTGATCAAAGAGGGTTACGAGGCTATGCACCCGTATAACGTGGCCATGTCTTACATGCAGGAGGCTGCATTACAAGGTCCTGAAGTTCCGTTGTTCGCGTTCCAAGTGGCTAATACCTTGGAAAGAGCTTTGGATGCAAATACTCCGGCTGAAATGAAGGATATGTACATCGAGGCAATAAAGAAAAATGCAGCAGGTTTCTTTAAGGATTTCAACAAAGATGTTGATAAAAACTTGATGGCTGTTTTATTCAAGATTTATAGTGATAACGTGGCTGCCGAATGGCATCCTGAAGTGATCAATTTGATCAACAAAAAATACAAAGGTAACTACGAGAAATTCGCTAAAGAACTGTCCGACAAATCTATTTTCACGGATGAGGCTCGTTTGAACGCGTTCCTTGAAAAACCGGATATGAAGAAATTGAATAAAGATTTGGGTTATATCACGGGAAAGAGCTTGTTCGAGGTTTACCAGAAATTAAGCGGGGAAATGAGTTCTATGCGTAGCAATATTGCCAAAGGAGATCGTTTGTTCGTGAATGGATTGATGGCAATGGAACCGAACAAAGTATGGGCTCCGAACGCTAATTCTACTATCCGTTTGACTTATGGAAACGTGAAGAGCTACAAACCGAGAGATGCCGTGTTCTATGATTATTACACCACGTTAACCGGTGTTATGGAAAAAGAAGGCCCGAAAGGTGGCGAGTTCGAAGTACCACAAAATTTGAAAGATTTGTATTACGCGAAGAATTTCGGACGTTACGGTGCTGACAACATTTCCGTGAACTTCATCACGAACAATGATATTACAGGTGGTAATTCCGGTTCTCCGGTGATCAATGGTAACGGTGAGTTGATCGGAACCGCATTTGATGGAAACTCAGAGGCTATGTCCGGTGATATTGATTTCGAGGAAAACTTGCAAAGATGTATCAACTTGGATGCTCGTTACATGCTGTTCATCGTGGACAAGATCGCGAATGCCCAGAACTTGATCAACGAGATGACGATTGTATTCTAA
- a CDS encoding DUF4959 domain-containing protein yields MMKNTILLLFIIFSFSACSDDDSVFGVSTEGLELKFTPVEGGAMMHYSLPNNSDIFAMNVRYKNWQGLEVLKTCGYSGDSLLLDGFTKAQDVSARISFVNHRDEESTLYEYNFKTLDSAPWTFFDNVEIHSSWNGFQVIYKSPAVVTGMAHVFYLGVDPKTQKPDTILMRSFPILQGGDTLNFAVQQESAKNTVVIRTEDFQGYRVRQEIYPDVDAFPTEQWTMKPENFNDFGLSVENGIAKTGVQYLFDGELKGEARLIASAIEENKPERKSTTTYATYLAGPQAYDKPIVLDLREQKVPAWLRLYCLYPLSNASNPLTGQELGYIWSGCYEDKTPCKLTVYGSKTSSDPDSGDWVPLGKLDQKRDATTASDRWSFLTSSTTAAAKTVEELAQKDPVYVDVIFPTIDETYRYLKIIVHDTFKRMNSEVNSNQQKYFTLHELEVYVKKN; encoded by the coding sequence ATGATGAAAAATACGATTTTGTTATTATTTATAATATTCAGCTTTTCGGCTTGTAGTGACGACGATTCGGTTTTCGGCGTGTCAACGGAAGGTTTGGAACTTAAGTTTACCCCGGTGGAGGGAGGTGCTATGATGCACTATTCTTTGCCGAATAACAGTGATATTTTTGCCATGAATGTGCGTTACAAGAATTGGCAAGGGTTGGAAGTGTTGAAAACTTGTGGATATAGTGGTGATTCGCTTTTGTTGGATGGTTTTACGAAAGCACAGGACGTAAGTGCCCGGATTTCGTTTGTTAATCATCGGGATGAGGAATCGACCTTGTACGAGTATAATTTTAAAACGCTGGACAGTGCACCGTGGACCTTTTTCGATAATGTAGAGATACATTCTTCTTGGAATGGTTTCCAGGTGATTTATAAAAGTCCTGCGGTAGTAACCGGGATGGCTCATGTTTTTTATTTGGGAGTAGATCCTAAGACTCAAAAGCCGGACACGATTCTGATGAGAAGTTTTCCTATTCTTCAAGGTGGTGATACGCTGAATTTTGCCGTACAGCAAGAGAGCGCAAAGAATACGGTAGTCATTCGTACGGAAGATTTTCAGGGGTATCGGGTGAGACAGGAGATTTATCCTGATGTCGACGCTTTCCCCACGGAACAATGGACCATGAAGCCAGAGAATTTTAATGATTTTGGACTTTCCGTGGAGAATGGTATCGCTAAGACAGGCGTGCAGTACTTGTTTGATGGAGAGTTGAAGGGAGAAGCTCGTCTGATAGCTTCTGCTATCGAGGAAAATAAACCGGAGCGTAAAAGTACCACGACGTATGCGACTTATTTGGCTGGTCCTCAGGCTTATGATAAGCCGATCGTTTTGGATTTAAGGGAGCAGAAGGTTCCGGCATGGCTGCGTTTGTATTGTCTGTATCCGTTGAGTAATGCATCTAATCCACTTACGGGGCAGGAGTTGGGATATATTTGGTCCGGTTGTTACGAGGATAAGACTCCGTGTAAATTAACCGTGTACGGTAGCAAGACTTCTTCAGACCCGGATTCCGGGGATTGGGTACCTTTAGGGAAATTGGATCAAAAACGTGATGCCACTACCGCAAGTGATAGATGGTCATTCCTGACATCATCGACTACTGCGGCAGCAAAGACCGTGGAGGAACTTGCCCAAAAGGATCCGGTTTACGTGGATGTTATTTTCCCCACGATTGACGAGACCTATCGCTATTTGAAGATTATCGTGCATGATACCTTCAAGCGGATGAATTCAGAAGTAAACAGTAATCAGCAAAAGTATTTTACGTTGCACGAGCTGGAAGTTTATGTAAAAAAGAATTAA